The following coding sequences lie in one Capsicum annuum cultivar UCD-10X-F1 chromosome 5, UCD10Xv1.1, whole genome shotgun sequence genomic window:
- the LOC107870794 gene encoding transcription termination factor MTERF4, chloroplastic gives MKIISYNRIINPSLLLINHELPSNTIHRPRLISTSAPSISSFNMRKKVLIMRLPCCFATRAALSSSMKTDTYSGSRKQKSSSFYTHPSLLEMKNEKEANRACVYEFLRSIGIVPDELDGLELPVTMEVMRERVDFLQKLGLTIEDINCYPLVLGCSVKKNMIPVLDYLGKLGVRKSTLTDFLRRYPQVLHASVVVDLAPVVKYLQGMDIKSNDIPRVLEKYPEVLGFKLEGTMSTSVAYLVGIGVARREIGGLLTRYPEILGMRVGRVIKPFVEYLESLGIPKLAVARLIEKHPHILGFGLQERVKPNIKSLLQFHLRETALPSVIAQYPEILGIDMEAKIPSQQEFLNSIIESTCEDFGRVVEKMPQIISLSKAPVVKHVDFLKECGFSLEEVREMVVGCPQVLALNLDIMKQSFEYFKSTMARPLQDLVAFPAFFTYGLESTIKPRHKRIAEKGLKCSLTWLLNCSDEKFDQRMGYDFIDLEEMQVGESSFYMNTLLEPRNDESASDCDEDSGEGDNV, from the coding sequence ATGAAGATTATTAGTTATAATCGCATCATTAATCCCAGTTTGTTGCTCATAAATCATGAGTTGCCTTCCAACACGATCCATCGACCCCGGTTGATATCCACTTCAGCTCCAAGCATTTCAAGTTTCAATATGAGGAAAAAGGTTTTGATTATGAGATTACCGTGTTGTTTTGCTACGAGAGCTGCTCTTTCATCTTCAATGAAGACAGACACTTACAGTGGAAGTAGGAAACAGAAGAGCTCATCTTTCTACACTCATCCTAGTTTATTAGAGATGAAGAATGAGAAGGAAGCCAACCGTGCATGTGTTTATGAATTCTTGAGAAGCATTGGCATTGTACCTGATGAGCTCGATGGATTAGAACTTCCTGTGACTATGGAGGTCATGAGAGAACGTGTGGACTTTCTTCAAAAATTGGGGCTCACAATTGAAGATATCAATTGCTATCCTCTTGTTCTGGGATGCAGCGTGAAGAAAAACATGATTCCCGTGCTTGATTATCTGGGTAAACTGGgtgttagaaaatccaccttgaCAGACTTCTTGCGGCGGTACCCACAAGTTCTACATGCAAGTGTGGTGGTAGACCTTGCTCCAGTTGTGAAATATCTCCAAGGCATGGATATTAAATCAAATGATATTCCTCGAGTATTGGAGAAGTATCCTGAAGTGTTGGGGTTCAAGCTCGAGGGCACAATGAGTACATCAGTTGCTTATTTGGTAGGAATTGGGGTGGCAAGAAGAGAAATTGGTGGGCTTCTGACTAGATATCCTGAGATACTAGGGATGCGGGTAGGTCGGGTAATTAAACCATTTGTAGAGTATCTGGAATCCTTGGGAATCCCGAAGCTAGCTGTTGCCAGATTGATTGAGAAGCATCCTCACATTCTTGGGTTTGGACTACAAGAAAGGGTAAAACCAAACATTAAATCCCTTTTACAGTTTCATTTGAGAGAAACTGCACTTCCTTCAGTAATTGCACAATATCCTGAGATCTTAGGAATCGACATGGAGGCTAAGATTCCAAGTCAACAAGAGTTTCTCAATTCAATAATTGAATCTACTTGTGAAGATTTTGGGCGAGTTGTTGAAAAGATGCCACAGATTATTAGCCTCAGTAAAGCACCAGTAGTGAAGCATGTTGATTTCCTTAAAGAATGTGGTTTTTCCTTGGAGGAAGTGAGAGAAATGGTTGTAGGATGTCCCCAGGTGCTTGCTCTAAATCTAGACATTATGAAGCAGAGTTTTGAGTATTTCAAATCTACAATGGCAAGGCCTTTGCAAGATTTAGTTGCTTTCCCAGCTTTCTTCACTTATGGTCTGGAGTCCACAATAAAACCAAGACATAAAAGGATTGCcgaaaagggtttaaaatgttccCTTACATGGCTTCTGAATTGTTCTGATGAGAAATTTGATCAGCGGATGGGTTACGACTTTATTGACTTGGAAGAAATGCAAGTTGGTGAATCATCCTTTTACATGAATACCCTACTGGAACCCAGAAATGATGAATCAGCCTCTGATTGCGATGAGGATTCCGGTGAAGGCGACAATGTATAG